A portion of the Ammospiza caudacuta isolate bAmmCau1 chromosome 25, bAmmCau1.pri, whole genome shotgun sequence genome contains these proteins:
- the CLIC4 gene encoding chloride intracellular channel protein 4: MALSVPVNGLKESDKEPVIELFVKAGSDGESIGNCPFSQRLFMILWLKGVVFSVTTVDLKRKPADLQNLAPGTHPPFITYNGEVRTDVNKIEEFLEDVLAPPKYLKLSPKHPESNTAGMDIFAKFSAFIKNSRPEANEALERGLLKTLQKLDEYLNSPLPDEIDENSLEDVTVSTRKFLDGNEMTLADCNLLPKLHIVKVVAKKYRNFEIPKEMTGIWRYLTNAYSRDEFTNTCPGDKEIEIAYSDVAKRLTK, encoded by the exons gctggcagtgatggTGAGAGCATAGGAAACTGCCCCTTCTCCCAGAGGCTCTTCATGATCCTGTGGCTGAAGGGAGTCGTGTTCAGTGTCACAACAGTGGACCTGAAGAG GAAACCAGCAGACCTTCAGAATCTGGCTCCAGGCACTCACCCCCCCTTCATCACATACAATGGGGAAGTGAGAACAGATGTGAACAAGATTGAAGAGTTCCTGGAAGATGTTCTGGCCCCACCCAA GTACCTGAAACTCTCACCAAAGCACCCAGAATCCAACACTGCTGGAATGGATATATTTGccaaattttctgcttttatcaAGAACTCTAGACCAGAAGCTAATGAAG CCTTAGAACGTGGCCTGTTGAAAACCCTGCAGAAGCTGGATGAGTACCTGAACTCCCCCCTGCCTGATGAGATCGATGAGAACAGCCTGGAGGATGTCACAGTGTCCACACGCAAATTCCTGGATGGCAACGAGATGACCTTGGCCGACTGCAACCTGCTGCCCAAACTGCACATTGTCAAG GTGGTGGCCAAAAAATACCGCAACTTTGAGATTCCCAAGGAGATGACAGGGATCTGGAGATACCTGACAAATGCTTACAGCAGGGATGAGTTCACCAACACCTGTCCTGGAGACAAGGAGATTGAAATAGCTTACAGTGATGTAGCCAAGAGACTCACCAAGTAA